A genomic stretch from Sceloporus undulatus isolate JIND9_A2432 ecotype Alabama chromosome 5, SceUnd_v1.1, whole genome shotgun sequence includes:
- the LOC121931397 gene encoding protein FAM71F2-like, with product MHPRTPMAKGNKLNNRELGLEEGLLCQLVHSPDYNIFPRSAVFESNFIQVTKKGKWVDITNMPTIVTMGVTSSDPCLPLPNVLLMAKRRRPSSRGHSETPKQPVLELTRMLPLRYVRLSVHDARQRILRIQTVTRKVYYLQLHQDHPRAVFALWSRLADILQRGLSITTKDPAIRIRHSLVPSGSPSSSSSSAEHAETQSVMKRVSRKMSGILSQISGKPPKKEEKQRRRVSFQTEEEEEEGTSNLSLDLSVLFYDMPAPLVCARCKGRLPKRPPRRGSSDSAATNSDLDLQSYGLWQQETPSWLQPNCRLSSLAAAGCK from the exons ATGCATCCACGCACCCCCATGGCTAAAGGCAACAAGTTAAACAACAGGGAGCTTGGCTTGGAAGAAGGGCTGCTCTGCCAGTTGGTCCACTCCCCGGACTACAACATTTTCCCCCGGTCAGCCGTCTTTGAGAGCAACTTCATCCAG GTGACAAAGAAGGGGAAATGGGTGGACATCACCAACATGCCCACCATCGTGACCATGGGAGTGACCTCCTCGGACCCCTGCCTCCCGCTTCCCAATGTCCTGCTGATGGCCAAGCGCCGGCGGCCATCTTCAAGGGGCCACAGTGAGACCCCTAAGCAGCCGGTCCTCGAGTTGACCAG GATGCTGCCCCTCCGGTACGTCCGCCTCTCCGTCCACGATGCCAGGCAGCGCATTTTGCGCATCCAGACGGTGACCCGGAAGGTGTACTACTTGCAGCTGCACCAGGACCACCCCAGGGCCGTCTTTGCCCTTTGGAGCCGGCTGGCAGACATCCTCCAGCGAGGCCTCTCCATCACCACCAAGGACCCCGCCATTCGCATCCGGCACAGCCTGGTCCCCAGTGGCAGCCCTTCCAGCAGCAGCTCTTCTGCAGAG CACGCCGAGACCCAGAGCGTGATGAAGAGAGTCAGCAGGAAGATGTCGGGCATCCTCTCCCAAATTTCGGGGAAGCCGCCcaagaaagaggaaaagcagaGGAG AAGAGTCTCCTtccagacagaggaggaggaggaggaaggaacgtCCAACCTTTCCCTTGACCTGAGTG TCCTCTTCTATGACATGCCTGCGCCGCTGGTGTGCGCCCGGTGCAAGGGGCGCCTGCCGAAAAGGCCCCCGAGAAGAGGCAGCAGCGATTCGGCGGCCACCAACTCGGACCTTGACCTCCAGAGCTACGGCCTTTGGCAGCAAGAGACCCCTTCCTGGCTGCAGCCGAACTGCCGCCTCAGCAGCCTGGCTGCGGCCGGGTGCAAGTAG